Part of the Streptomyces sp. NBC_01264 genome, CACACATGTCGGCGATGTTCAAGCGTGCGCGATCAAGAGCCATCCCACATATCCGGTGTTGCGCGAGAAGGCTCGACTTGGCCGAACGAAGTCCGTAGCAAGCTTGCGCCTCTGGGAATCGGTGGGCACTTTGGCGAGAGAAAGCGACCAACAGGAGAGGGAGAAAGTGGCCGATGATCCTACTGGATCTACTGACCCCATATTTTGGAGGATGGTCGAAAGAGTTGGCGCGAAAATGGCGTTACGAGGTTTCCGACATCACCAGCGATGATAGAAGGGGCCTTGGAGGTATGGTTTTCCGCGGCAGGTGACATGCCATCCAAGAAACTCCTGGACACAATGATGACCCGTGCGTTCACCGGCGCTCGCGGCCTGCTGGAGGCCGGAAGCTCGGAAACGTGTGCGGCAAGTGCGGAGCATCTGATTGCCGATGCCGTGCGTGAGGAGGATTCCACGCTGTGCGCATCGTCATCATTGACGCCAGCATGGTGCAGGATCCGGATGCCGATGAGAGAATTCGTGGCGAACGCACGGGAGCCCTGCTGCAACGAATGGGAGTCATGAGCCGCGTCAAGGTTCTCCATGAGAAACTCCGCAGCGGTTGCCGTGATGAGGCAGATACTCCCGCCATTACTCCCGCACAGATGGGGCGATCCTGGGTGGACGGGATCTCTACTATCGAGTTTCCGATCTATTGCCACAACACATCGGCTTCAGCGAGGCGGCCAAGATTGTTGGCCTTTCAGAATCGCAAGCATCAAAGATGGCCGGGAAGGGATCCCTCTCCTTCAGGGTGCTCTGGATTGGCAATAGCCGAGTCGTGTCGGTCAAGTCACTTATGCGCATCTTGGGCATCCAGGACTCCCTCGTGCATCCCGACGATGTGGAGAATGGAGCTTCTCATGTCGGCGGAGAATAGAAAATCGATGCCGACTGGCCCGAGTAGTCGCCAATCGGGAGGACTCCTCCTCCGCGGACCGCGCTCGTTGGAGGACCTGTCACCCTGACGAACCCGCCCGGCGTCAGGGTGGGCAGGGCGTCCGCGGCTCGATGTCACCCGTGGGCGGGGATCTTTCACCCTGCGAGACGTCCACACCCACCGGATGGGCCATCCTTGAGCCCGGTGCCGGACTGGCCGAGGTCCGGCCACGGCCCGTTTCCTGGCCGGAGGAGAGGTTTCGATGGCGTCCGGATCAACGCTGACAGCCTGGCTGAGCGGTCTCGACGGCCCGCGCCTGGCACGTGTGCTCGCGACACGGAACGACACCGCGTCCCCTCCGGAGCCCCGCTCGGTAGGGGAGCTGGCGGACCGACTTCAGCGGCCGGGGTCGGTGGCACTAGCGCTGCCCCTGCTCACCCTGCCCGACTTGCAGGTGGCCGAGGCCGTGGCGGCGCTCGGGACGACCGCGTCGCGCAAGGCCCTGGCGAAGCTGCTGGGAGCGACGGCAGGCGAGGCCGGTCTCGCACTGGGAGCGGTCCTGGAGACTCTGGCCGAGCACGCGCTGGTTTGGCCGGACCACAACGGAAGGCTCCACACGGCGGCACCGTTGCGGGCGGCATGGGACGCGCCGCTCGGCCTGGACGCACCAATTGCGGAGCTGCTGGCGGACATGACCTCCGACGAGCTGCGCGGCATGTTGGCGGCGCTGGGCATCAAGCCGCCCGGCACCAAGCAGCAGCGTATGGCGGCGCTCGTCGCGCACCACAGCGACCCCGAAGTCATTGCCGAAGTGGTGGCACGAGCGCCCGCGGTCACACAGAAGCTGCTGTCCCACCGGGCAGGGTCTGCGCCGAGGCAGCCGCAGGCCATCGTGTTCGGGACCCCTGGCCCCGTCCTCGAACCGGGGGCGCGGTGGGCACTCGACCGGGGCCTGCTGATCCAGGACCGCCGCCGATACGATCCCGCGCGTATGCCGGTCGAAGTCGCGCTGGCGTTGCGCGGGCCCACTTGGCGCGCCCCCTTCACCCCGCTTCCACCGTCCCCTCAGCTGGTGTCCATCACCCCCGCCGAGGTGGAGCGGGAGGCCGCAGCCTCGGCTGCGGCGTTGTTGACCCAGGCCGCCTCGGTCCTCTCGGCCTGTTCCGCGGCTCCGCCCGCCAGACTCAAGTCCGGTGGGATCGGCGCGCGTGAGCTGGCCCGAATCGGCAAGGCCGCCCATGCCGGCGATGCCGTGGTCCGCATCACCCTGGAGGTCGCGTACGCGGCCGGGCTGCTGGCCCGGGTCGGCGACCGCGTGGCACCGACCGAGGCCTATGACGTCTGGGCGGAACAGGAGCCCGCGGAGCGGCTTGCCACGCTGCTCCAGGCATGGCGCGAACTGCCGCTCACTCCCACCCGGGCACGCGACGAGGACAACAAGGCGCTACCAGCCCTCGCGGGAGCGCCGCCCTGTAACGGCTGCCGGCAGGCCCGCGACGGGCTGTTTGCCGCAGCGGCACGGCTCCCGGCCGGTCAGGGTGTGAAGGACGTTTCCGATCTCGGACCGACGGTGGCCTGGCACCGCCCGCTCGCCGACACCTCACCTACGGACATCACCCCGTTCGCCACGGTGATCCGCGAGGCCGAAATGTTCGGAGTGATCGCCCGAGGCGCCCTGTCGGCTCTGGGCGTCCATCTGCTCGCCTACGACGCGGAAGGACTGACCGCCACCTGCCGACGACTGCTGCCCCCGGCCGCCGAAACCGCCCGGATCGGCGGCGACCTCACCGCCGTCGTCGCCGGCACACCGGCCGCGCGGGTCGCCGTGGTCCTCGATGCCACCGCTGACCGGGAAACCAGTGGCACGGCCTCGGTGTGGCGGTTCAGCTCCGGCAGCATCCGACGGGCCCTGGACGCCGGCCGCGCCCCGAGGGACATCGCAGCCGATCTGGCCGCCATCGCAGCCGGGCCCCTGCCCCAGCCGCTGTCCTATCTCATCGCCGACACCGCGCGGGGCCACGGACGCGTGCACATCGCCCCGGCCGCCTGCGTCCTCCACGGCGAGGAGCCGGCGCTCCTGGCCGAACTCGCCGCCCACCGGGGGCTCTCCAAGCTCGGCCTGCGCCAGCTCGCGCCAACTGTTCTGGTCAGTCGTAGCTCGCTCGACACAACCCTCGCAGCGCTCCGCGCCGAGGGCTACGCCCCCGTCGCCGAAACGGCCGGGGGAACCGTACGCGTCGAGAAGATCCGGCCCCAGCGGGCGGCCGCTCCTGTTCCGGCCCCTCGGCAGACCAACGACAAGCGTGGCACCCGAAGCGGCGCGGCCATTCGTACGTCGAAGGTCCCGGGCGGCGCCGACCTCGATGAGCTAGCTGTCCGGCTGCTGGCCGCACCACCGACCGTGCCGGAACCCGACCCCTTCGGCAGCGGAGTCCCCTTCGGGACGGACACCGAAGAAATCGTCGCCAGATACGCGAAGCACCTTGCGTACAGCGATGTCCGCCAGCTCGCCCGAGCCATCGACGCCGGCACCGCCATCACCGTCGAGTACGTCGCGGCCTCGGGCAGTCGCACCGTCCGCACCCTGAGCAGCCTGGAACTCGACCCGCCCTACCTGGAAGCCTGGTGCCACCTGCGCGAAGCCGAACGCGTCTTCACGCTCTCCCGCATCCACGGCGTCATGCCCCAGTAGGCCGAACGGGCTCAGGGACCGGAGACCGGTCTCAGTTCCGGTCTCATTCGTACCCGTCCAGGGCCATCCGGCGAACCCTCTGGGTCAGGTTCCGGCCCAGGTCAGAACGGATACGACCCTCTCCGGACGGGCGTACGAACATTTGGAAAGCGTGTTGGGGGCAACCCCTCACGAGTTCGAATCTCGTATCCTCCGCCATTGCTCTCACCGGGCAATACGTCGAAGAGCCCCGCTGCTTGCAGCGGGGCTCTTCGACTTTCCCCCCGCATACGGTCCGCAGGCGAGGAACCGCATGGTCGTCCACACCGCCGTCCCGCTCCCGCTCGGCGTCGATGCCCCGGCGGTTCACGGCCGGGTCTGGTACGCCTCGTACGGGTCCAACATGCACAGGGACCGGCTGACCGCCTACATCGCCGGAGGGACGCCGCCCGGCGCGGCGCGCTCGTATCCCGGGTGCCGGGACCGGCGGGCGCCGGAGCGGTCGATCGCCGTCCGGCTCGCCGGATGCCTCTGCTTCGCCACGGAGTCCCCGGTGTGGACGGGCGGGAGGGGCTTCTACGATCCTTCGGCGCCGGGTCGCCTGCTGGGGCGCGCCCACCTGGTGACCGTGGGCCAGGTGTCGGACATCGCCGCGCAGGAGATGTACCGGGAACCGGGACCGGATCTCGACCTCGCCAAGGTGCTGCGCGACGGCCGCGACGAGTCGGGCGGCGGCCGCTACGGGACCTTGGTCTGCCCGGGGGCGGTCGAGGGCATCCCGGTGCTGACGTTCACCGCCCCCTGGTCCCTGCGGGACATCGAGCCGCTCGCGCCGTCCGCCGCGTACCTGCGGTACCTGGCGGGCGGCCTGCTGGAGTCGGGGCCGTGGGGGGAGCGGGAGATCGCCGACTACCTGTCCGCCTGCCCGGGCGCGGCCGGGCACTGGACACCGCGGCAGGTGCTCGGCCTGCTCACGGGGCCGCCTGCCGGGGGGCCGCCGGGGGCCCGCGCTTAGCGTGGTGCCATGGACACGGCACAGGAGTTCGAGGCCCACCGACCCCGTCTGTTCTCGCTGGCGTACCGGATGCTCGGCTCGGCCGCCGAGGCCGAGGACGCCGTGCAGGACGCGTACCTGCGCTGGCACGGCGCCGAGCCCGGCCAAGTGGCGGCGCCCGGCCCCTGGCTGGCCAAGGTGGTCACCAACCTGTGCCTGAACCGGCTCACCTCCGCCCGGGTGCGGCGCGAGGAGTACTTCGGGCCCTGGATCCCCGAGCCGGTGGGGACCGGCGACGGGGTGCTGGGGCCGATGGAGACGGCGGAGCAGCGGGACTCGGTGTCGTTCGCCGTGCTGACGCTGATGGAGCGGCTGTCGCCGCCCGAGCGGGCCGCCGTGGTGCTGCGCGACGCCTTCGGCTACAGCCACCGGGACATCGCGGGCGTCCTGGACTGCTCGGAGGCGAACGCGCGCCAGCTCCACGGCCGGGCCAGGCAGC contains:
- a CDS encoding helicase-associated domain-containing protein, with translation MASGSTLTAWLSGLDGPRLARVLATRNDTASPPEPRSVGELADRLQRPGSVALALPLLTLPDLQVAEAVAALGTTASRKALAKLLGATAGEAGLALGAVLETLAEHALVWPDHNGRLHTAAPLRAAWDAPLGLDAPIAELLADMTSDELRGMLAALGIKPPGTKQQRMAALVAHHSDPEVIAEVVARAPAVTQKLLSHRAGSAPRQPQAIVFGTPGPVLEPGARWALDRGLLIQDRRRYDPARMPVEVALALRGPTWRAPFTPLPPSPQLVSITPAEVEREAAASAAALLTQAASVLSACSAAPPARLKSGGIGARELARIGKAAHAGDAVVRITLEVAYAAGLLARVGDRVAPTEAYDVWAEQEPAERLATLLQAWRELPLTPTRARDEDNKALPALAGAPPCNGCRQARDGLFAAAARLPAGQGVKDVSDLGPTVAWHRPLADTSPTDITPFATVIREAEMFGVIARGALSALGVHLLAYDAEGLTATCRRLLPPAAETARIGGDLTAVVAGTPAARVAVVLDATADRETSGTASVWRFSSGSIRRALDAGRAPRDIAADLAAIAAGPLPQPLSYLIADTARGHGRVHIAPAACVLHGEEPALLAELAAHRGLSKLGLRQLAPTVLVSRSSLDTTLAALRAEGYAPVAETAGGTVRVEKIRPQRAAAPVPAPRQTNDKRGTRSGAAIRTSKVPGGADLDELAVRLLAAPPTVPEPDPFGSGVPFGTDTEEIVARYAKHLAYSDVRQLARAIDAGTAITVEYVAASGSRTVRTLSSLELDPPYLEAWCHLREAERVFTLSRIHGVMPQ
- a CDS encoding histone deacetylase, with amino-acid sequence MVVHTAVPLPLGVDAPAVHGRVWYASYGSNMHRDRLTAYIAGGTPPGAARSYPGCRDRRAPERSIAVRLAGCLCFATESPVWTGGRGFYDPSAPGRLLGRAHLVTVGQVSDIAAQEMYREPGPDLDLAKVLRDGRDESGGGRYGTLVCPGAVEGIPVLTFTAPWSLRDIEPLAPSAAYLRYLAGGLLESGPWGEREIADYLSACPGAAGHWTPRQVLGLLTGPPAGGPPGARA
- a CDS encoding RNA polymerase sigma-70 factor — its product is MDTAQEFEAHRPRLFSLAYRMLGSAAEAEDAVQDAYLRWHGAEPGQVAAPGPWLAKVVTNLCLNRLTSARVRREEYFGPWIPEPVGTGDGVLGPMETAEQRDSVSFAVLTLMERLSPPERAAVVLRDAFGYSHRDIAGVLDCSEANARQLHGRARQHLADGRPRFTSSREQDDELLARFLAAASEGAMDGLERLLSEQVVVWSDGGGKASAASRPVAGRDKAARFLVGLFSRWVNAAEISFAEVNGVPAVVGWADGELTAFGALELGEGGITGVRLVLNPDKLGFLATQLRNLSQNA